One segment of Catenulispora sp. GP43 DNA contains the following:
- a CDS encoding SCO family protein: protein MNPRSTRIARLVPMAAAIGALAVLSTACASPSQEVAQSSQVSTQQSKYKGTELGMPTPIPAVTLTDFNGKPYDLKANAAGKLTLVYFGYTHCPDECPTTMADLASALRLLPAAKAAKVQVVFVTTDPDRDTGPVLKAWLGKFNPDFIGLTGTVAQVDDTAKLAATPVAPPVKNPDGSIEVDHGTQVNAFGTDGLAHVVWLAGVAPKDIAHDIDLLT from the coding sequence ATGAACCCGCGGTCCACCCGGATCGCACGCCTCGTCCCGATGGCTGCGGCCATCGGGGCGCTGGCCGTGCTCAGCACCGCTTGCGCCAGCCCCTCCCAGGAGGTCGCGCAGTCCTCGCAGGTCTCCACGCAGCAGTCCAAGTACAAGGGCACCGAACTGGGGATGCCCACCCCGATCCCGGCGGTGACCCTCACCGACTTCAACGGCAAGCCCTACGACCTGAAGGCGAACGCCGCCGGCAAGCTGACGCTCGTCTACTTCGGCTACACCCACTGCCCGGACGAGTGCCCGACGACCATGGCCGACCTGGCCTCGGCGCTGCGCCTGCTGCCGGCCGCCAAGGCGGCCAAGGTGCAGGTGGTGTTCGTCACCACCGACCCGGACCGGGACACCGGCCCGGTCCTGAAGGCCTGGCTGGGCAAGTTCAACCCGGACTTCATCGGCCTGACCGGCACGGTCGCGCAGGTCGACGACACCGCCAAGCTGGCCGCGACCCCGGTCGCCCCGCCGGTGAAGAACCCCGACGGCTCGATCGAGGTCGACCACGGCACCCAGGTCAACGCCTTCGGCACCGACGGCCTGGCGCACGTGGTGTGGCTGGCCGGGGTCGCGCCGAAGGACATCGCCCACGACATCGACCTCCTGACGTGA